One window from the genome of Candidatus Nanopelagicales bacterium encodes:
- a CDS encoding FAD-dependent oxidoreductase: MKQIVIIGGVAGGMSAATRLRRLDPTASIIVIERSGYVSYANCGLPYFVGGVISERQDLLLQTPESLHDRFRLDVRILSEVSGINRGAKTVTVKNLVDGQSYDLPYDYLVLSPGASPIVPPLPGIERALTLRTIEDVTKMANAVKANPSHAVVIGGGFIGVETAENLVHRGIKTTLIEAMDQVLAPLDPEMALPVADELRNHGIDVRLGSGLAAVTETGVELANGERIDADLIILAIGVRPDTTLAKAADVEVGPRGGIVVDGFNRTSDKFIYAIGDAAEKSDALDGEAVLVPLANIANRQGRVVADHIMERKVREVPTIGTAIVKVFDLVVATTGWNEKRLTAAGRSFVVLHSHPGSHAGYYPGAESMMLKLLIDADTEHILGAQGVGREGVDKRIDVIATAMRAGITAPELADLELAYAPPFGSAKDPVNMLGYMADNILTGLTTSVQWSQLADRVAQGATVVDVRSASEFKSGHIPGAVNVPVDDLRERFGELPKEDVIVYCKVGQRGHTAATLLGELGIEASNLDGGYQTWSHSPAARG, from the coding sequence ATGAAACAAATCGTCATCATTGGTGGAGTAGCGGGCGGCATGTCTGCAGCTACTCGTCTTCGTCGTCTAGACCCAACAGCATCGATCATTGTGATCGAACGCAGTGGCTACGTCTCGTATGCAAACTGCGGACTGCCGTATTTTGTAGGCGGTGTCATCTCAGAGCGACAAGATCTACTCTTGCAAACACCAGAAAGTTTGCACGACCGCTTCCGCCTCGATGTGCGAATCTTGAGTGAAGTCTCTGGAATTAATCGTGGCGCTAAAACGGTGACGGTCAAGAATTTAGTTGACGGACAGTCCTATGACCTGCCATATGACTACTTGGTACTCAGCCCAGGGGCCTCGCCAATCGTTCCGCCGCTGCCTGGCATTGAACGCGCGCTCACGCTTCGCACAATCGAAGATGTAACCAAGATGGCCAATGCCGTCAAAGCCAATCCTTCGCACGCAGTAGTGATTGGTGGCGGATTTATTGGTGTGGAAACAGCTGAAAATCTTGTACACCGCGGTATCAAGACCACGTTGATCGAAGCCATGGATCAAGTGCTGGCGCCGCTTGACCCAGAAATGGCATTGCCAGTAGCTGATGAGTTGCGCAACCATGGCATCGATGTGCGCTTAGGTTCGGGTCTTGCTGCCGTTACTGAGACTGGCGTTGAGTTGGCAAACGGCGAACGCATCGATGCAGATTTGATCATCTTGGCCATTGGTGTTCGCCCAGATACAACGTTGGCAAAAGCAGCTGATGTTGAAGTAGGGCCACGTGGCGGAATTGTGGTTGACGGTTTCAATCGCACATCTGACAAGTTCATCTATGCCATTGGTGACGCTGCGGAAAAGAGTGATGCTCTTGACGGCGAAGCAGTGCTCGTGCCATTGGCGAATATCGCAAACCGCCAGGGTCGCGTCGTTGCAGATCACATCATGGAACGCAAAGTGCGTGAAGTTCCAACGATTGGAACCGCGATCGTCAAGGTCTTTGACCTCGTAGTAGCAACCACCGGATGGAATGAAAAAAGGCTCACGGCTGCTGGTCGTTCATTCGTTGTTCTGCATTCACATCCAGGTTCACATGCGGGCTATTACCCAGGTGCGGAATCGATGATGCTCAAGTTGCTGATCGATGCCGACACTGAACACATCCTTGGTGCTCAGGGAGTAGGCCGTGAAGGTGTTGATAAGCGCATCGATGTGATTGCCACAGCAATGCGTGCAGGTATCACCGCGCCAGAGCTCGCAGATCTTGAACTTGCCTACGCTCCACCGTTTGGCTCAGCAAAAGATCCAGTGAACATGCTTGGCTACATGGCGGACAACATCCTCACTGGGCTGACAACTTCAGTGCAGTGGAGCCAATTAGCTGACCGAGTGGCCCAAGGGGCGACCGTTGTCGATGTCCGTAGTGCGAGCGAATTCAAAAGTGGGCACATTCCAGGGGCTGTGAATGTTCCCGTTGACGACCTTCGCGAGCGCTTTGGTGAACTACCTAAGGAAGACGTCATTGTCTATTGCAAGGTGGGGCAGCGCGGGCACACCGCAGCCACACTTTTGGGGGAGCTCGGCATTGAGGCGTCGAACCTCGATGGTGGCTACCAAACTTGGTCACATTCGCCTGCCGCTCGGGGCTAA
- the ilvD gene encoding dihydroxy-acid dehydratase → MPMYRSRTSTHGRNMAGARALWRATGMGDSDFGKPIIAVVNSFTQFVPGHVHLKDMGQLVAREIEAAGGVAKEFNTIAIDDGIAMGHAGMLYSLPSRDLIADSVEYMVNAHTADAMVCISNCDKITPGMLMAALRLNIPVVFVSGGPMEAGKVQWGDTTRAVDLIDAMIEAGDEKNSDADIERMERSACPTCGSCSGMFTANSMNCLTEALGLSLPGNGSMLATHADRKGLFLRAGRLIVEITKRYYEEDDESVLPRSIATFDAFENAMALDIAMGGSTNTVLHLLAAATEAGVPFRMADIDRLSHKVPNLSKVAPAVQTVHMEDVHRAGGVMAILGELDRAGVLHTELPTIHEPTMAMALAKWDIAQTTDPEVHKFFSAAPGGVPTQVAFSQDRRYDSVDTDRVGGVIRNKEHAFSQDGGLAVLFGNLAVDGCIVKTAGVAEELLTFSGPARIFHSQDEAVEGILNNKIVAGDCVIVRYEGPRGGPGMQEMLYPTSFIKSKGLGKACALITDGRFSGGTSGLSVGHVSPEAASGGTIALVEEGDTIIIDIPARVIRLDVADEELAARRAAMEAKGADAYKPIGRDRVVSPALRAYAAMVTSADTGAVRDVSRLD, encoded by the coding sequence ATGCCAATGTACCGCTCACGCACCTCAACCCATGGCCGCAATATGGCAGGTGCCCGTGCACTCTGGCGCGCAACGGGCATGGGCGATAGCGACTTTGGTAAGCCAATCATCGCGGTTGTGAACTCGTTTACTCAGTTCGTCCCTGGCCACGTGCACCTCAAAGACATGGGCCAGTTGGTTGCTCGTGAGATCGAGGCTGCTGGCGGTGTCGCCAAAGAGTTCAACACCATTGCTATCGACGATGGCATCGCGATGGGTCACGCGGGCATGCTCTATTCATTGCCAAGTCGGGATCTCATTGCAGACTCAGTTGAATACATGGTCAACGCGCATACGGCAGACGCCATGGTGTGTATCTCAAACTGCGACAAGATCACGCCGGGCATGCTGATGGCAGCACTTCGCCTCAATATTCCCGTTGTTTTTGTTTCCGGTGGCCCGATGGAAGCCGGCAAGGTGCAATGGGGTGATACCACTCGAGCAGTGGACCTCATCGACGCGATGATCGAAGCGGGCGACGAAAAGAACTCCGATGCTGATATCGAGCGCATGGAACGTTCCGCTTGCCCAACCTGTGGATCCTGCTCGGGCATGTTCACCGCTAACTCGATGAACTGCCTGACTGAAGCGCTGGGCTTGTCATTGCCCGGCAACGGTTCGATGCTGGCGACTCACGCTGATCGCAAGGGACTGTTCTTGCGCGCGGGTCGTTTGATCGTTGAGATCACCAAGCGTTACTACGAGGAAGATGACGAGTCAGTTCTTCCACGTTCGATAGCAACGTTTGATGCCTTTGAAAATGCTATGGCCCTTGACATTGCGATGGGTGGCTCAACGAACACTGTGCTCCATCTTCTTGCTGCAGCGACCGAAGCTGGTGTTCCGTTCCGCATGGCCGATATCGATCGGCTTTCGCACAAGGTGCCAAACCTTTCGAAGGTGGCTCCTGCGGTGCAAACCGTGCATATGGAAGACGTTCACCGCGCGGGTGGTGTGATGGCGATTCTTGGTGAGCTCGATCGTGCGGGTGTGTTGCACACAGAGTTGCCAACGATTCACGAACCAACAATGGCAATGGCCTTGGCGAAGTGGGATATCGCGCAAACAACAGACCCAGAAGTCCATAAGTTTTTCAGCGCCGCTCCTGGCGGGGTGCCAACGCAGGTGGCCTTTTCTCAGGACCGTCGTTACGACTCCGTTGACACAGACCGTGTAGGCGGTGTTATCCGTAACAAGGAGCATGCATTTTCTCAAGACGGCGGTTTGGCGGTGCTCTTTGGAAACTTGGCAGTTGATGGATGCATCGTGAAAACCGCTGGAGTTGCAGAGGAGTTGTTGACTTTCTCTGGTCCAGCGCGCATCTTCCACAGTCAAGATGAAGCAGTTGAAGGCATCCTTAATAACAAGATCGTTGCCGGTGATTGCGTCATCGTTCGCTATGAGGGCCCTCGCGGTGGTCCAGGCATGCAAGAAATGCTGTACCCAACGTCATTCATCAAGTCCAAGGGCTTGGGTAAGGCCTGCGCGCTGATCACTGATGGCAGGTTCTCTGGCGGAACTTCCGGTTTGTCAGTTGGTCACGTCTCACCTGAGGCTGCCAGCGGCGGAACAATCGCGTTGGTTGAAGAAGGCGACACCATCATCATCGATATCCCAGCTCGCGTGATCCGGCTCGATGTTGCTGATGAGGAACTCGCCGCCCGGCGTGCAGCGATGGAAGCCAAGGGTGCCGATGCTTATAAGCCAATAGGTCGCGATCGCGTGGTTTCGCCGGCATTGCGGGCCTACGCAGCAATGGTGACCTCGGCTGACACCGGGGCGGTCCGGGATGTCAGTCGACTCGACTGA